AACCTTCGAGTGGTTCTGCGATACGTGGTCGTAGATCACCAGAGCATCCGCACACAAACCTTCTTCCGTAGGGATTCCGTCGCTCTCCCCGTAGCCTCTGTAGTTGATAAGGTAAACGGTTTGGTTATCAAAGATAACCTTGAAATCGGGGATGCTCGCCTCGGGTCTCTCACCGTTTCCGCCGAAGTAGATGACAGCTTCGTCACTGCCCTCGTTCACTATCCATCCTCTGAGGGTGATTTCTCCGCTCCGTATCTCTACAGGCTTCTCGCCGGTGTACAGCACCCCCTGCTGCGGGAAGTAGATGAAATCTCTCTGGTTCAGATAGAGGTAGGCACATACCGCAAGGTATACAACCGCTGCTATCAGGATAACTTTTATCATCATCCTCCTGATCGGTTTTCGTTTATGCTCTTTCTTACCGCCATTATTTGTCATATGCGTAGCAGTCATTTTACATCATCACCAGAGCTTATCAAGAACCCCGAATATTTCAGGATCCTTTATTTTTGCGTTTTTTCTTAAAAGCTGAACACTTACTACAAATTTATTGCAATCAATGCTTTCATACCAGGTTTCGGAAGAAAAGCTCAACAGCAGATGTGATATACGAAC
This genomic interval from Candidatus Aegiribacteria sp. contains the following:
- a CDS encoding alpha/beta hydrolase translates to MIKVILIAAVVYLAVCAYLYLNQRDFIYFPQQGVLYTGEKPVEIRSGEITLRGWIVNEGSDEAVIYFGGNGERPEASIPDFKVIFDNQTVYLINYRGYGESDGIPTEEGLCADALVIYDHVSQNHSKVTVIGRSLGTGVASYLASQREVDRLVLVEPFDSMVNVARAAYPVLPVKLMIKDRYDSAGRAGSITAETLIIMAERDEVIPGWSTENLISKFDQDILEVVVIENANHNDIQNYPRYYRALEEFVTAE